A genomic stretch from Lathyrus oleraceus cultivar Zhongwan6 chromosome 2, CAAS_Psat_ZW6_1.0, whole genome shotgun sequence includes:
- the LOC127118328 gene encoding protein SET DOMAIN GROUP 40 codes for MEQEQETFECFLTWTSQLGISDSTTTNQSQHSHSSLGHSLCVSIFPNSGGRGLGAVRDLRRGELILRVPKSALMTTDSVIMDDKKLCLAVNRHSSLSSVQILTVCLLYEVGKGKTSRWHPYLVHLPQSYDLLAMFGEFEKQALQMDEAMWVTEKAIQKAKSEWKEAHALMEDLMFKPQLSTFKAWVWAASTISSRTLHIPWDEAGCLCPIGDLFNYDAPGDDLSGIEDIVIDEEQMDFHSQRLTDGGFDEDANAYCLYARANYKKGDQVLLCYGTYTNLELLEHYGFLLQENSNDKIFIPLEPAMYTSTSWSKESLYIHHNGKPSFALLAALRLWATPHNKRRSVGHLAYSGSQLSTANEIIVMKWLLKTCDAVLKNLPTSIEDDTILVNALDSNQNFLTFMEIAKLMSSMDEVYNFLEAHNISDPLSFSDVLLSKRARRSMERWKLAVLWRLRYKKVLVDCISYCNGILDSLMR; via the exons ATGGAGCAGGAACAAGAAACCTTCGAATGCTTCCTAACATGGACATCACAGCTTGGAATATCAGACTCAACAACCACCAACCAATCTCAACACTCTCATTCCTCTTTGGGCCATTCTCTATGCGTTTCCATCTTTCCTAACTCTGGCGG TAGAGGTTTGGGTGCTGTGAGAGATCTTAGGAGGGGAGAACTTATTCTAAGAGTTCCAAAATCTGCTTTAATGACTACAGATAGTGTAATCATGGATGATAAAAAGCTCTGCCTTGCTGTCAATAGACACTCTTCTCTTTCATCAGTTCAG ATATTGACTGTTTGCTTGTTATACGAAGTTGGTAAAGGAAAGACTTCAAGGTGGCATCCTTACCTTGTGCATTTACCACAAAGTTACGACTTGCTAGCCATGTTTGGTGAATTTGAGAAACAAGCACTGCAA ATGGATGAAGCTATGTGGGTAACAGAAAAAGCTATACAAAAAGCCAAATCAGAATGGAAAGAAGCTCATGCTTTGATGGAAGATCTCATGTTTAAGCCTCAGCTCTCAACATTTAAGGCTTGGGTTTGGGCTGCGTCAACG ATATCTTCTCGGACGCTGCATATACCATGGGATGAAGCTGGTTGTTTATGTCCTATCGGCGACTTGTTTAATTATGATGCGCCTGGAGACGACCTATCTGGTATTGAGGACATAGTGATAGACGAAGAGCAGATGGATTTTCATTCTCAGAGACTAACAGACGGCGGGTTTGATGAAGATGCTAATGCATATTGCCTCTATGCAAGGGCAAATTACAAGAAAGGCGATCAG GTTCTATTATGCTATGGAACATACACAAATTTGGAGCTTCTTGAACACTATGGATTTCTCTTGCAAGAAAATTCAAATGACAAAATTTTCATCCCTTTGGAACCTGCTATGTACACTTCTACTTCATGGTCTAAGGAGTCACTCTATATCCATCATAACGGGAAGCCTTCATTTGCGCTACTAGCTGCGTTACGTTTGTGGGCAACCCCTCATAATAAGCGAAGGTCTGTCGGCCATCTTGCATACTCTGGTTCCCAACTGTCTACCGCCAATGAAATTATCGTTATGAAATGGTTGTTGAAAACGTGTGACGCCGTCTTAAAGAACTTGCCAACATCTATTGAAGACGACACCATACTTGTGAATGCATTGGATAGTAATCAAAACTTTTTAACATTCATGGAGATTGCAAAACTTATGTCTTCCATGGATGAAGTATATAACTTCTTAGAAGCTCATAATATATCGGATCCGCTTAGTTTTAGTGATGTACTTTTATCGAAAAGAGCGAGAAGGTCAATGGAGAGGTGGAAACTAGCTGTCTTATGGAGGCTCAGGTATAAGAAAGTCCTTGTTGATTGTATATCTTATTGCAATGGAATATTGGATTCTCTCATGAGATAA
- the LOC127118329 gene encoding E3 ubiquitin-protein ligase SINA-like 10: MKATLNYGRPKTPIPLKASRMSSISSDRVMEPCNIDSEKSVDSTKEVRMNNSLHVKISNPHAFDCCVCLHLLTIPVFQCDNGHIVCSTCCDKLGNKCDKCSKQISLKPCREFEDQLQSIKMSCPNEKYGCRETISYPRKRKHGEECIYVPCYCPLSGCDLVAPLEVLYNHFNREHCDSLIEFSYGHPFVVSLKPNDGAVVLQEENDGRLYTLNNSIVMNMGNAVNISCIDPNSSSESGYSYDILAKSKFGSLLKLHSFPKNVQQATLATRSSEFLVIPIGYFSSSDPLKLEICITPKVKILIETLTGKVITLMVESSDTIANVKERILDKEGFLVHTQRLYFDNQQLDDSQTLANYNIKEMSMLHLTLCLP; the protein is encoded by the exons ATGAAAGCAACATTGAACTACGGAAGACCAAAAACCCCAATCCCTCTCAAAGCTTCAAGAATGTCAAGTATCTCG TCTGATCGTGTAATGGAGCCATGCAACATAGACTCTGAAAAGAGCGTTGATTCCACAAAAGAAGTTCGTATGAATAACTCACTGCATGTCAAGATTTCCAACCCACACGCATTTGATTGTTGCGTTTGTCTTCACCTCTTGACCATTCCCGTTTTTCAG TGTGATAATGGTCATATTGTTTGCTCAACTTGCTGTGATAAACTCGGGAACAAGTGTGACAAGTGCTCAAAACAAATTAGCTTAAAACCTTGTAGAGAATTTGAGGATCAATTGCAATCTATCAAGATGTCATGCCCGAATGAAAAATATGGTTGTAGGGAGACAATTAGTTACCCTAGAAAGAGAAAGCATGGAGAAGAATGCATCTATGTGCCATGTTATTGTCCCCTTTCAGGTTGTGATTTGGTTGCCCCATTAGAAGTGTTGTACAACCATTTCAACCGTGAACACTGCGATTCTCTGATTGAATTTTCTTATGGCCACCCCTTCGTTGTCTCCTTGAAGCCTAATGATGGAGCCGTGGTTCTCCAAGAGGAAAATGATGGCAGACTATATACTCTCAATAATAGTATTGTCATGAATATGGGAAATGCAGTCAATATTAGCTGCATCGATCCTAACTCTTCTTCCGAGTCTGGATATAGTTATGATATATTGGCCAAGTCTAAGTTTGGCAGTCTGCTGAAGTTACATTCTTTTCCGAAGAATGTCCAACAGGCTACTCTAGCAACTCGTTCATCCGAGTTCCTCGTGATTCCAATTGGTTATTTTAGTTCTTCTGATCCTCTCAAACTAGAAATATGCATAACCCCCAAG GTGAAAATACTCATCGAGACCCTGACTGGAAAGGTGATCACCCTGATGGTTGAAAGTTCTGATACGATAGCCAATGTTAAGGAGAGGATTCTTGACAAGGAAGGCTTCCTGGTGCACACGCAACGTCTGTACTTTGACAATCAGCAGCTAGATGACAGCCAGACCCTTGCCAATTACAACATCAAAGAGATGTCAATGCTTCATCTCACTCTCTGCCTCCCCTAG